A window of Rhabdothermincola salaria contains these coding sequences:
- a CDS encoding FAD binding domain-containing protein: MIPAAFDYQRADSADEAISLLTEHGDEAKLLAGGHSLLPLMKLRLAAPSVLVDVGRLDDLRYVRDEGDHVAIGALTRHRDLETDALLATEVPLLAHAAGEVGDPQVRHRGTFGGSLAHADPASDLPAVLLALGGTLVARGPGGERTIAAGDFFEGFLESALAPDELLTEIRVPKCPGAGWSFQKFNRRAQDWAIVGVAAVVGDSVTGVGLVNMGSTPLYAAGVVDALGQGADAASAADRATEGTEAQADNNASVEYREHLARVLTRRALEACGR; the protein is encoded by the coding sequence ATGATCCCCGCCGCCTTCGACTACCAGCGCGCCGACTCCGCCGACGAGGCCATCTCACTGCTCACCGAGCACGGCGACGAGGCCAAGCTGCTGGCCGGCGGCCACTCGCTGCTGCCGCTCATGAAGCTCCGCCTGGCCGCCCCTTCGGTGCTGGTCGACGTCGGACGCCTCGACGACCTGCGCTACGTGCGCGACGAGGGCGACCACGTGGCCATCGGGGCCCTCACCCGCCATCGCGACCTCGAGACCGACGCCCTCCTGGCCACCGAGGTGCCGCTGCTGGCCCACGCCGCCGGCGAGGTGGGTGACCCGCAGGTCCGGCATCGGGGCACCTTCGGGGGCTCTCTCGCCCACGCCGATCCGGCATCGGACCTCCCGGCCGTGCTGTTGGCTCTCGGGGGCACGCTCGTCGCCCGCGGCCCCGGCGGCGAGCGCACCATCGCCGCCGGCGACTTCTTCGAGGGGTTCCTCGAGTCGGCCCTGGCCCCCGACGAGCTCCTCACCGAGATCCGCGTGCCCAAGTGCCCCGGCGCCGGCTGGTCGTTCCAGAAGTTCAACCGCCGGGCCCAGGACTGGGCCATCGTCGGGGTGGCGGCCGTGGTCGGCGACTCCGTCACCGGCGTCGGGCTGGTCAACATGGGTTCCACCCCGCTCTACGCCGCCGGTGTCGTCGACGCGCTCGGCCAGGGTGCCGACGCCGCCTCCGCCGCCGACCGGGCGACCGAGGGCACCGAGGCCCAAGCCGACAACAACGCGAGCGTCGAGTACCGCGAGCACCTCGCCCGCGTCCTCACCCGCCGCGCCCTCGAAGCCTGCGGCCGATAA
- a CDS encoding XdhC family protein: MASLYDTWRDAVADQRPVVLATVIEGPGTGAKILVGEGVEAMGTLGDPDLDRVVVRDALGELESGRTSVRHYGPHGEAREQAVAVFVESFAPPPQMLVFGAVDFTGALVKVAKVLGYRVTVCDAREVFATERRFPDADEVVVDWPHRLLDRVGERLGPRDAVCVLTHDHKFDVPAILAALTTDVGYLGAMGSRRTCAERLDRLEAEGADMAAVDARLHAPIGLDLGARTPEETAVAIVAEIIATRTGRPSSSLRTTTGPIH, translated from the coding sequence ATGGCATCCCTCTACGACACCTGGCGCGATGCCGTCGCCGACCAGCGTCCGGTGGTGCTGGCCACCGTCATCGAGGGTCCCGGTACCGGGGCCAAGATCCTCGTCGGCGAGGGCGTGGAGGCCATGGGCACCCTGGGTGACCCCGACCTCGACCGGGTCGTCGTGCGCGACGCCCTCGGCGAGCTCGAGTCCGGTCGCACCAGCGTGCGCCACTACGGCCCGCACGGCGAGGCCCGCGAGCAGGCCGTGGCCGTGTTCGTCGAGAGCTTCGCCCCGCCCCCGCAGATGCTCGTGTTCGGGGCGGTCGACTTCACCGGCGCCCTGGTGAAGGTGGCCAAGGTCCTCGGCTACCGGGTGACGGTGTGCGACGCCCGCGAGGTGTTCGCCACCGAGCGGCGCTTCCCCGACGCCGACGAGGTCGTGGTCGACTGGCCCCACCGCCTCTTGGACCGGGTGGGGGAGCGGCTCGGCCCGCGCGACGCGGTGTGCGTGCTGACCCACGACCACAAGTTCGACGTGCCGGCCATCCTCGCCGCCCTCACCACCGACGTCGGCTACCTCGGTGCCATGGGCAGCCGCCGCACGTGTGCCGAGCGCCTCGACCGCTTGGAGGCCGAGGGAGCCGACATGGCGGCGGTCGACGCCCGGTTGCACGCCCCGATCGGCCTCGACCTCGGGGCCCGCACCCCCGAGGAGACGGCGGTGGCCATCGTGGCCGAGATCATCGCCACCCGCACCGGTCGTCCCTCCTCCAGCCTGCGCACCACCACCGGCCCGATCCACTGA
- a CDS encoding XdhC family protein, giving the protein MKELIPDIERWRADGRRIVVARVVDIEGSGPRLPGAAMAVADDGEVAGSVSGGCVEGAVVSEALEVHDSGEARLVTFGYSDDEAFAVGLTCGGTVHLFLEPLDW; this is encoded by the coding sequence GTGAAGGAACTCATCCCCGACATCGAACGGTGGCGAGCCGACGGTCGCCGCATCGTGGTGGCCCGCGTGGTCGACATCGAGGGCTCCGGTCCTCGGCTGCCCGGGGCGGCCATGGCCGTGGCCGACGACGGCGAGGTGGCCGGCTCGGTGTCGGGCGGCTGCGTCGAAGGCGCCGTCGTGTCCGAGGCCCTCGAGGTGCACGACAGCGGCGAGGCCCGGCTGGTCACCTTCGGCTACAGCGACGACGAGGCCTTCGCCGTCGGGCTCACCTGCGGCGGCACGGTCCACCTCTTCCTCGAACCGCTGGACTGGTAG
- a CDS encoding vWA domain-containing protein: MTSAPAPATAEETALGFVAALRGAGVAVPVTAAVSYLRALAELGGSLDELYWAGRATLLTGPEQTATHDAVFARWWLGGEAGPDRDEPVVPTTLVTDDEDDGGDGTPPPAADDAGAVQALRFSAHEVLRAKDFADYDEAELAEARRLMADLRLLGAARRSRRLRPSRRPRGHPDLRRTVGAALRTGGEPLQRRTLERRTRPRRIVVLLDVSGSMETYSRALLRFAHAAVSGRTRVEVFTLGTRLTRLTRELTTRDPDAALTRAAAAVPDWSGGTRLGEGLQAFNDAWGVRGMARGATVVILSDGWDRGDPAELAEQMARLSRVAHRVVWVNPLKASPEYAPLAQGMAAALPFVDDFVEGHSVDALEELARVIAR, encoded by the coding sequence ATGACCTCTGCGCCGGCACCGGCCACCGCCGAGGAGACCGCCCTCGGCTTCGTGGCCGCCCTGCGCGGCGCCGGTGTGGCGGTGCCGGTCACGGCCGCCGTGTCGTACCTGCGGGCCCTGGCCGAGCTCGGGGGCAGCCTCGACGAGCTGTACTGGGCGGGCCGGGCCACCCTGCTCACCGGCCCCGAGCAGACGGCCACCCATGACGCCGTGTTCGCCCGGTGGTGGCTGGGCGGCGAGGCCGGGCCGGACCGCGACGAGCCGGTCGTCCCGACGACGTTGGTCACCGACGACGAGGACGACGGCGGTGACGGGACCCCGCCACCAGCGGCGGACGACGCCGGGGCGGTGCAGGCCCTGCGCTTCAGCGCCCACGAGGTGTTGCGGGCCAAGGACTTCGCCGACTACGACGAGGCCGAGCTGGCCGAGGCCCGGCGGTTGATGGCCGACCTGAGGCTGCTGGGCGCCGCCCGACGGTCCCGCCGGCTGCGCCCGAGCCGCCGCCCTCGGGGGCACCCGGACCTGCGTCGGACCGTGGGCGCCGCCCTGCGCACCGGGGGAGAGCCGCTGCAACGCCGCACGCTGGAACGCCGCACCCGACCCCGGCGCATCGTGGTGCTGCTCGACGTCAGCGGTTCCATGGAGACCTACAGCCGGGCCCTGCTGCGCTTCGCCCACGCGGCCGTGAGCGGACGCACGCGGGTCGAGGTCTTCACCCTCGGCACCCGACTCACCCGCCTCACCCGGGAGCTCACCACCCGCGACCCCGACGCGGCGCTGACCAGGGCCGCGGCGGCCGTGCCCGACTGGTCCGGCGGCACCCGGCTGGGGGAGGGCCTGCAGGCCTTCAACGACGCCTGGGGGGTGCGGGGCATGGCCCGGGGCGCCACCGTGGTGATCCTCTCCGACGGCTGGGACCGGGGTGACCCCGCCGAGCTGGCCGAGCAGATGGCTCGCCTGTCCCGGGTGGCGCACCGGGTGGTGTGGGTGAACCCCCTGAAGGCCTCACCTGAGTACGCCCCCCTCGCGCAGGGCATGGCCGCGGCGCTACCGTTCGTCGACGACTTCGTCGAGGGCCACTCCGTGGATGCCCTCGAGGAGCTGGCCCGGGTGATCGCCCGGTGA
- a CDS encoding AAA family ATPase translates to MTPVTPAPLPAPTSVDEVAAALEAHGYLPDEGLATAVFLALRLHRPLLLEGEAGVGKTEVAKVLSAWTGGPLLRLQCYEGIDASQALYEWDYSRQLLHLRAAETARSDVDADQLEHELYSERFLVARPLLQAITAAADGPAPVLLVDEVDRADDEFEAFLLEVLADFSVTVPELGTFTAEVPPVVVITSNRTRDVHDALKRRCLYHWVEHPDFEREVAIVRSRAPEVPEALARQVAAATEALRELGLYKPPGVAETIDWAQALALLGHHDLDAGTVSVTLGAVLKYREDAERTRRHGLEELVTAALARA, encoded by the coding sequence GTGACCCCCGTGACCCCTGCCCCGCTGCCCGCCCCGACCTCCGTCGACGAGGTCGCCGCCGCGCTCGAGGCCCACGGCTACCTGCCCGACGAGGGGTTGGCCACCGCCGTCTTCCTGGCGCTGCGCCTGCACCGACCGCTCCTGCTCGAGGGCGAGGCCGGCGTCGGCAAGACCGAGGTGGCCAAGGTGCTCAGCGCCTGGACCGGCGGCCCCCTCCTGCGCCTGCAGTGCTACGAGGGCATCGACGCCTCCCAGGCCCTCTACGAGTGGGACTACTCCCGTCAGCTGCTGCACCTGCGGGCGGCCGAGACCGCTCGCAGCGACGTCGACGCCGACCAACTCGAGCACGAGCTCTACAGCGAGCGCTTCCTCGTCGCCCGCCCCCTGCTGCAGGCCATCACCGCGGCGGCCGACGGTCCCGCCCCGGTGCTGCTCGTCGACGAGGTCGACCGGGCCGACGACGAGTTCGAGGCCTTCCTGCTCGAGGTGCTGGCCGACTTCTCGGTGACCGTCCCCGAGTTGGGCACGTTCACCGCCGAGGTGCCGCCCGTGGTGGTCATCACCTCCAACCGCACCCGCGACGTCCACGACGCCCTCAAGCGCCGGTGCCTCTACCACTGGGTGGAGCACCCCGACTTCGAGCGCGAGGTGGCCATCGTGCGCTCCCGGGCCCCCGAGGTGCCCGAGGCCCTGGCCCGCCAGGTGGCGGCGGCCACCGAAGCGTTGCGGGAGCTCGGCCTGTACAAGCCGCCCGGTGTGGCCGAGACGATCGACTGGGCGCAGGCCCTCGCCCTCCTCGGACACCACGACCTCGACGCCGGCACCGTGTCGGTCACCCTCGGGGCCGTGCTCAAGTACCGCGAGGACGCGGAGCGCACCCGTCGCCACGGCCTCGAGGAGCTGGTCACCGCCGCCCTGGCCCGGGCATGA
- a CDS encoding xanthine dehydrogenase family protein molybdopterin-binding subunit: MSVMGTRVARREDPVFLTTGGVYTADLDEPLLEGALHAQFVRSTIAHARLVEVDASEAREAPGVVAVYTAADIAAAGDLAPFPVPIPGMIPDGLARPWLATDVVRFVGEAVAVVIAETKEAAEDAAELVIVDVDPLETLVDPLAAATDELLLFPEHGTNTALGVDFGTTDDLFDGCEVVVRRDLVNQRVAVCPLEPRAVATTWHDGRLVAYVSTQAPHGARNKLAGMYGLEPEQVHVIAPAVGGGFGAKINLQADEALLPWISRRLGRPIRWAETRSESMVSMPHGRGQHHSIEIGGRRDGTVEAYRLSVVQDAGAYPGMGAFLPFMTRTMAPGVYDIAKVECNVKSVVTNTTPVEAYRGAGRPEATAAVERAIDLFAAEIGMDPADVRRRNLIAADAFPFTTPTGAEYDVGDYAGALDRILDAADYAGLRAEQKGRRERGDRVQMGIGVSIYVEITAGPAGTQGEYAKVHVRPDGSVVVHTGTSAHGQGHSTSWAMLVHDATGVDMDRIEVVAGDTDRVAEGTGTFGSRSLQLGGTAVWKATEIVVDKAREVAADLLEAAVADVVLDVDRGVFHVAGTPSVTRSWADVGAAGDLTAPMGEGPTGQPLEAALTHTADKATFPFGAHLAVVEVDTETGEVTLDRIVACDDAGRMLNPLIVEGQRHGGIAQGVAQALYEAVLYDDDGNPQTANLADYAFVSAAELPSFELVPMETPTPVNPLGAKGIGESGTIGSTPAVQSAVIDALSPYGVEHLDMPLDAERVWRAIRDGGA, encoded by the coding sequence ATGAGCGTGATGGGAACGCGGGTGGCGAGGCGGGAGGACCCGGTCTTCCTGACCACGGGCGGCGTCTACACGGCCGACCTCGACGAGCCGCTCCTCGAGGGGGCCCTGCACGCCCAGTTCGTGCGCTCCACGATCGCCCATGCTCGGCTCGTCGAGGTCGATGCCTCCGAGGCCCGGGAGGCGCCGGGCGTGGTGGCCGTCTACACCGCCGCCGACATCGCGGCGGCCGGCGACCTCGCCCCCTTCCCCGTGCCCATCCCCGGCATGATCCCCGACGGGCTGGCCCGGCCCTGGCTGGCCACCGACGTCGTCCGCTTCGTCGGGGAGGCCGTGGCCGTGGTCATCGCCGAGACCAAGGAGGCCGCCGAGGACGCCGCCGAGCTGGTCATCGTCGACGTCGATCCCCTCGAGACCCTCGTCGATCCCCTCGCCGCCGCCACCGACGAGCTGCTGCTGTTCCCCGAGCACGGCACCAACACCGCGCTGGGCGTCGACTTCGGCACGACCGACGACCTCTTCGACGGCTGCGAGGTCGTCGTCCGCCGTGACCTGGTCAACCAGCGCGTGGCGGTGTGCCCGCTCGAGCCCCGTGCGGTGGCCACCACCTGGCACGACGGGCGGCTGGTGGCGTACGTCTCCACCCAGGCTCCCCACGGGGCCCGCAACAAGCTGGCCGGCATGTACGGCCTCGAGCCCGAGCAGGTCCACGTCATCGCGCCCGCCGTCGGTGGCGGCTTCGGGGCCAAGATCAACCTGCAGGCCGATGAGGCCCTGCTGCCCTGGATCTCGCGCCGGCTCGGCCGCCCCATCCGCTGGGCCGAGACCCGCAGCGAGTCGATGGTGTCGATGCCCCATGGCCGGGGCCAGCACCACAGCATCGAGATCGGCGGGCGGCGTGACGGCACCGTCGAGGCCTATCGCCTGAGCGTCGTGCAGGACGCCGGGGCCTACCCGGGCATGGGCGCCTTCCTGCCCTTCATGACCCGCACCATGGCCCCGGGCGTCTACGACATCGCCAAGGTCGAGTGCAACGTCAAGAGCGTGGTCACCAACACCACGCCGGTCGAGGCCTACCGCGGCGCCGGTCGCCCCGAGGCCACCGCGGCCGTCGAGCGCGCCATCGACCTCTTCGCCGCCGAGATCGGCATGGATCCCGCCGACGTGCGCCGCCGCAACCTCATCGCCGCGGACGCCTTCCCGTTCACCACCCCCACCGGCGCCGAGTACGACGTCGGCGACTACGCCGGGGCGCTCGACCGCATCCTCGACGCCGCCGACTACGCCGGCCTCCGAGCCGAGCAGAAGGGCCGCCGGGAGCGCGGCGACCGCGTGCAGATGGGCATCGGGGTGAGCATCTACGTCGAGATCACCGCCGGTCCTGCCGGCACCCAGGGCGAGTACGCCAAGGTGCACGTGCGCCCCGACGGTTCCGTCGTGGTGCACACCGGGACCTCGGCTCACGGCCAGGGCCACTCCACGTCGTGGGCCATGCTCGTCCACGACGCCACCGGCGTCGACATGGATCGCATCGAGGTGGTGGCCGGCGACACCGACCGGGTGGCCGAGGGCACCGGCACGTTCGGGTCGCGCTCGTTGCAGCTGGGCGGCACCGCCGTCTGGAAGGCCACCGAGATCGTCGTCGACAAGGCGCGCGAGGTCGCCGCCGACCTGCTCGAGGCGGCCGTCGCCGACGTGGTCCTCGACGTCGACCGCGGCGTCTTCCACGTGGCCGGTACGCCGAGCGTCACCCGGTCGTGGGCCGACGTGGGCGCGGCGGGCGACCTCACCGCGCCCATGGGTGAGGGCCCCACCGGCCAACCGCTCGAAGCAGCCCTCACCCACACCGCGGACAAGGCGACGTTCCCGTTCGGTGCGCACCTCGCCGTCGTCGAGGTCGACACCGAGACCGGCGAGGTCACCCTCGATCGCATCGTGGCCTGCGACGACGCCGGCCGCATGCTCAACCCGCTGATCGTCGAGGGCCAGCGCCACGGGGGCATCGCCCAGGGCGTGGCCCAGGCGCTCTACGAAGCCGTCCTCTACGACGACGACGGCAACCCCCAGACCGCCAACCTGGCCGACTACGCGTTCGTGTCGGCCGCCGAGCTGCCCAGCTTCGAGCTCGTGCCCATGGAGACCCCCACTCCGGTCAACCCGCTGGGGGCCAAGGGCATCGGCGAGTCCGGCACCATCGGCTCGACGCCCGCCGTGCAGAGCGCGGTGATCGACGCCTTGTCGCCCTACGGGGTCGAGCACCTCGACATGCCCCTCGACGCCGAGCGGGTGTGGCGAGCCATCCGGGACGGCGGCGCATGA
- a CDS encoding FtsB family cell division protein, translating into MAGRLVLPLVLVGLTVGVMLLGVFPTRTWLDQRAALSSAQTELAELEAANAERRDRVEALLTDDEVERIAREEYGLAELGEEVYHVLPPPEDPIEIPEAWPFTRVAP; encoded by the coding sequence GTGGCCGGACGCCTCGTCCTGCCGCTGGTGCTCGTGGGGCTGACCGTGGGGGTCATGCTCCTCGGCGTGTTCCCCACCCGCACGTGGCTCGACCAGCGTGCCGCGCTGAGCAGCGCCCAGACCGAGCTGGCCGAGCTCGAGGCGGCCAACGCCGAGCGCCGCGACCGGGTGGAGGCGCTGCTCACCGACGACGAGGTCGAGCGCATCGCTCGCGAGGAGTACGGCCTGGCCGAGCTGGGCGAAGAGGTGTACCACGTGCTGCCGCCACCCGAGGACCCCATCGAGATCCCCGAGGCCTGGCCCTTCACCCGCGTCGCTCCCTGA